The Triticum urartu cultivar G1812 chromosome 6, Tu2.1, whole genome shotgun sequence genome includes the window ggcgcgccaaggagaggggggagtcctcctcctagtgggagtaggactcccctttcctagtccaactaggaatagagagggggaaggaaagagaggaagagggagagggaaaggcccccccctcctagtccaattcggactccccatgagggggggcgcgccacctcctgggctgctgccctctctctcccctcaggcccactaagacccattacttccccggggggttccggtaacccctccggcactccggttttatccgaaattacccggaacaattccggtgtccgaatatagtcgtccaatatatcgatctttatgtctcgaccatttcgagactcctcgtcatgtccatgatcacattgggactccgaacaaccttcggtacatcaaaatacataaactcataatgaaactgtcatcgtaactttaagcgtgcggaccctacggttcgagaacaatgtagacatgaccgagacacgtctccggtcaataaccaatagcgggacctggatgcccatattggctcctacatattctacgaagatctttatcggtcagaccgcataacaacatacgtcgttccctttgtcatcggtatgctacttgcccgagatttgatcgtcggtatccaatacctagttcaatctcgttaccggcaagtctctttactcgttccataatacatcatcccgcaactaactcattagttgcaatgcttgcaaggcttaagtgatgtgcattaccgagagggcccagagatacctctccgacgatcggagtgacaaatcctaatctcgaaatacgtcaacccaacatgtacctttggagacacctgtagagcacctttataatcacccagttacgttgtgacgtttggtagcacacaaagtgttcctccggcacacgggagttacataatctcatagtcgtgggaacatgtataagtcatgaagaaagcaatagcaacatactaaacgatcgggtgctaagctagtggaatgggtcatgtcaatcagatcattcaactaatgatgtgatcccgttaatcaaatgacaactctttgtccatggttaggaaacacaaccatctttgattaacgagctagtcaagtaaaggcatactagtgacactttgtttgtttatgtattcacacatgtattatgtttccggttaatacaattctagtatgaataataaacatttatcatgatataaggaaataaataatatctttattattgcctctagggcatatttccttcatcatcAGCATACTGGAGAATAGCTACTCCAGTATCAACCAGATCAGGAGCCAAACCAGTAAGAAGATTATTCTTTTGAGCATTCTAAATTAATTTGGCTAGGCATTTAGCAGTCAAATTAAAAAGGAAAGGAGATATCTCACCCCTTTATGGCTCTGGAAATAGGGAGCCAGTAGTGTTATTAAGGTTTACACTAACAGTATCATTGTGCAAAATGTTCTTAATCCAACTACAACAAATAGCATTAAAGCCTCCAAATTCGTGGCATTCCAACAGGAAATCCAAATTGACTTAGTCCTATGCCTTCTTATAGTCAATTTTAAGCACAATCCCACATTATTTTACGATGACAATGATGGAAATTTTCATGTAAAGAAAGGACACCATCTATTATGTTCCTCTCGTTCATGAAGGCATTTTGAGTAATGCTAATCAGTTTGTCCGGAACAAGGTCAATCAAAAGACCAAAGCTTTATCGATCAACTTATATAAGCACGTAACGGGAAGAAACTGTTGAATTTTGTTAGGCTCAGAGGTTTTAGGAATTAAAGTTATAATTCCATAATTCAGTTGTCGCACATCCAAAGTGCCAGCATGGAAAGCATGAAACATGTTCATAATATCCTCCTCTTAACTCGATCATGTTTTCTACATAAACTGACTTAATTTCCTTGAATAGAGATCAATATATGTATCTCACGGCTTACAAGTAGGTGTTCTGATGAAAATGAGATAATGCCCAGTGAGTTGATGTGAATTTTTTAACAATGAACTtatcaaaaataaaaataaaaagttTGTGGATGAATTTGCATGTGCTGAAAAGTAAAAACTTGATTGGTCTGATGTGCTTGATGATGTAGATAACTTGCATGTGCATTTAAATGTGAGGTGGCATATGCGAGACATATGCGATGAGGTGGATAGGTTGTGGATGAATTTCTTAGATATATAGAATTCTAATTCCTTTTCTTAACTTGTTCAGTTTGTTCTTAAAGGAAATTCTCTGTTCATTGTATTTTTTTCAAAGATGGTGGGATCCGCCACTGCATGTGTGATAACAGGCGGGCCCGGACTGACATAAGTAAAGTATTCCCTCCATTCTTTTTTAGTATGCATATAAAGTTTGGTCAAATTCAGGTTTTATAAAGTTTGACTaattttatattaaaaaatatcaacattcgcaatatgaaatcaatattatcagatgcacAATAAAATGTATGTTCATGCTATATAATTTTAGcattgtagatgttcatattttcTATATAAATTTGATCAAACTTTGTATAGTTTGATTTTAACTAAATTTTATACGCGGAGTAAAAAGAAAACGGAGGAAGTACGTAAATTGGTCAAGCAGGTCCAGAAGCTTCTGTGGAAGCGAGAGTGGGAGCTGCGGGGACGTATTTAAGGATGTGCCGGACCTGGGGGTCATATCTGCAAAAGGACCAAACTCACGAAGCGGAGACTGGAGATCGAGATCGCCGGTGGGAGAGATGGAGCCGAGACGAGCGATCCACCGCAGATCcggcgcgctcctcctcctcctcgccgctgTATTCGCGGCGGCCGCcggcgcctccgcctccgccaTCGGCGACAAGTGCGCCGCCTGCAAAGCCGTCGCGGTGAGCTCATCCCTTCTGCCTTCCGTCCTCCTCTCAGTTCCTAGCCTCCAAGGTTCCATCTTTTATCTTTATTACCGCTCGCCGCTAAGCCATCTTCCGGAGATGGTCGGAGCCCTGGATCTTCGTGGATTTAGTGCAGAACGTGGTAGACTTCTGAAAGTTTCAGCGGCCTGTGTTTGAGAGGCACATTGTGGTAGCAGAAGATCTGATGTGTTGTTGTTCGGTCTTGTTTTTGCAGGCTGAGCTAGAGATTGGAATATCAAGTGTAAGTAAAAAATCCTGTCTTCCAGTTGCCATTGTTTAGGTGCTTGATTTCTGCTATCATTTGCAGTGCTGATTTGGTGGTTATGTGTTTCTTCCAGTTTCTTGTTACCGGGACCATTTATTGATTGGCAACTGTCCTGAATTCTCTTAATGCAGGAGAAACCAAGAAATCACTTGGACTTGCGTAACAGGTTAAATTCGAAAGGTCAGCGCGAGGGGAAGGTCATCGATTACAGGTATATCACTTGCACTGCCCCTCTGCTGTTCAATGGTTAAAATGCGGTAAAAAAGAGTATACTCGACTACAACAGTACAGAAGCGTGCATTATAACAATATTGGAACATCAAATGGACACAATGTGATGCAGAGGAATACTGACAATTTACCATACGCTTTGCTAATACTAAACACTACATGGACTCTTTTCGTTCATCTTGGGTGCATCTCAGCACTTGCATAATAAATGATGGACATAGTTTTTACCTTTTTTTTTTTGCATTGGTATGTCCTTGATTCTGTATGTGCGGTGCAGAGTCAGCGAGCTTCGGATTGTAGAGCTTCTGGATGACCTATGTGATAAGATGCAAGACTATACGCTGCAGAAGGTATAAAATGAAGCTACACAACTGTTTTAGAATTTTGTTACTGCACACTGCCATCTTATTCAGGCTAGATCTTTTCTTCAACATATTAAGTTGTCTACTCGGGTATATGGATATATTATAATCGAGTTATCCCTCTAGTATTAAACTGTTGATCTGTTCTCTATAATTTGAGCACCAGCCAAAGCATTTTAGTCATCTAATAAACTGAACTGTGTGCAGTTGGAATCAGGCGAAAAAGAATGGGTGAAAGTACCAAGCTGGAGCAGTTTTCAAACTGGTAAGTTAGGATATTTGTGGCACCTGTTTACTCTTTTGACTGAGTTTAAGTTGTTACCACACCATAAACACAGGAGAGTCACGGCCATACCCCATAGTTTGTTCTGCTTATTCTTCTTGCTCAGTTGTTCCACACAAGTGTCATCTCAGGAAATGCAGCAAGCCCTAGATTAGAAGTGTATATCCCCAGTGCTCGCCATGATAGTCTTATTACAAGGACCCCCAGACTCGACGATGCCAATACAATCATGCAGGACATCATTGAGAGATAGTCTTCCGTTAACGTAAAATAACGTAAAATAAGCTAAATAACAAGCAAATGATAACCGCTACTCTGTATTGGATTGTTCTTATTGCGATATAATGAATATGAGCTGTAAAGAAGTGTGAATTGTAGTTACTAATCGTTTACTGATTGTCTGATAATTTGTTTGTAGATAAGAAAGCTGCAGCACGAGCACACTCCAAAAATCTATCCAGTTACTGTGGAAGGTATGGTGCAGTTTTCAGTACTTCAGAGAATTGAACTGATGGAAAACAGAGTTTATTTCTCCTATAAATATGCTAGTACAGAACTTTGAACATACCAGCCTAGACtttgtactaaatcagcgacaagtaatatggatcTGAGGGAGTAGTAAACTTGGGCAAAAAAGTAATTTATCTCTGCCCTCATTAACCTTTTATTACCTATTTTTTGTGTGCTTGATTTAACATATTTTATATAGCATAGCCATCATCTTGTTAGTGAAGTGTATAAAGGGCGCTCGTCCTTCTTCAGTAAAACCTTGTAACTGACTAACAGTGTGTTGGGCGTGTTGCCTTGTTGCCAACGACCCCTTGTAACCCCATTGAGTGTGAACGGAGCTGTGATGTAGCCTTAATAAAGCTCTCAGGTTTCTGTCAAAAAACATGAAGAACTCTGTTTTCCCGTATTTGTGTAAGGTCAAATTTGCTTGTAGTAGGTGCTTAGTTTGGCAAAGAATTAGATTGCTTTAGAAATGCAGATTTAACAGTTGTCGAAAGATGATATTACCTTTCTTGGCTTTTGATGAATTGTGTTGGCTATTGAATAAGTGAATCACTGGGCGTGCTGACAAAGTTCACTTATCGCGCAGGTTACTGGAGGAAACTGAGGACGAGGTACTTCTTGTCTTGGATGGCATTACCCTTTAGACAGTATTTTATAGATATTTGTAAAGATCAGATGACTTTTTTTTTCACTTATTTGGTAGATGTGTTTTGTTTTTTTAACTGTGAAGATCTGTAAAGTTGTTGGCACAAGGCCTAACATGGGTTATTTTTTTCTATTGCAGCTTGCTGAGTGGATAAAAACAAGCTCGGCAGAATCCGCGGACGTGAGCCAGGCCCTTTGCCAGGATATTAGCAAACACTGCCAGTCAACAAGGTATATGATGTATCAGCGTATATATGAATCAGCTGATTCGCGCCCTTTGCACTTACTCGAACTGGCTAACGTTTTCTCATTGTTTCCTTCTCCTTCCTGCCATCTCCAGTGCTACAGCCCCGGTCGACGATGAACTATAACAGCACGTGTTAGCTCCCCGTATTTACTCGACAAAGAAAAGCAGATGAATGCCTGAGAAGCGTCAAAGAAGAAGCTCCAGTAGGATATGAGGCTGTGATGTCTTAGCGTCTGCATTTTTACACACTCGCATTGTTGTCTTAAAGAGGGACTTGCAGATTTTCACATATGATTACTGATGTATTGAGAACATTCAAACTTTGAGGAATTTCAGCATGCTGAATTACAGTTAGCAGCATGGTATGATTCGCTGAACCAATCTGGATTCTTATAATGTCTTGTTGAAAGAAGATGGATGCTTTGTGATGTTCCTGTAACGTCTAGCCCGAGCATTTTGCTCTCAGCTCCAGTGAGCCAGAGATAACTACAAATATAAAATGGAAGCTGCAATTTTTTCTAGAAAGATCAAGTAGAATCTAGAATGAAGCTTTCATTATGTACATGCTAGATCAACTCGTGCGTGTGCTAACCAACAGACAAGGCGCCAGTTGATCCAAGCAGGTGCACGCTCACTGGTATTCCCTTCGTCCGGAAATACTtatcatcaaaatggataaaaggagatgtatttcagttctagatacaaccttttttgtccattttgatgacaagtattttcagacggagggagtatttcaaTATGAAATTACTACTTCTCTGAAATATCTGAAACTGATACTTGTCATACGTGTAACTTGTTATTTCATCGTGATCCGTATTGAAATAGCTGTTCACAATATAAATTGAAATTGTTTGTATCGCATTTGGAATAGGCAATTTCAATTCTTTTGAGAAAATATGAAATTGGAATCGCTGAAATGACATTTTAAAGAATTTTTTTTTGAGTAAACATTTTAAAGAAATTGGAATCCTTGATCTCACCCATTTGAAATAACCAGTTTCACTTTTTTTGTGGTGTGCGAGATTGTAATATTAAATAAATGTTtgttcaaaattcaaaaattTTACGTCCATCGTGTTTCTTTCGCCCACCTTGCTCGATCCCCTTTCCCTTTCTACACTGCGCCCAAACCCACTGAAAACAACACAGAAATGGAGGGCGAGAGGAGGCCGCCGGCGGCCGCCGCCGTGTCCAAGGTGCTGGACGACGACGACCTCCTCGCAGAGATCCTCCTCCGCGTAGCCCTCCCCACCACCCTCCTCCGCGCCGCGCTCGTCTGCAAGCGCTGGCTGGGGCACGCGTCGGGCCGCGCCTTCCTCCGCCGCTTCCGCAAGCTCCACCCGCCCCGCCTCCTCGGCTTCTACGTCGAGGGCGACAGGGACGTCCCGGCCGACCCACCGGCCTTCGTCCCGGTGCTGCCCCAGCCCGCAGAGCTCGCCGCCGTCCTCCGCCGCGCGAGCTTCAGCTTCGACATCTACAACGGCCAATTGGTCCAGATCCACGACTGCCGGAACGGCAGCGTCTTCGTCCAGGTCGGGAGCGAGGGCAGGGCGGTCATGAGGGTGCACACCCCGCTGTGCCCTCGGAGACCCGTCGCCTTCATCCCGCCGCTCCCGCGCCCCGCACTCCGGCCCCGTGGTCTCTGCAGCTTCACGCAGATCCTCTCGACGGAGGAAAGGTGCGGCCTTTCCTACCACTACCTGTACGTGGAGTCTACCGTGGACGAACCAGAAACCAGGCTGCACGTATACGTGCTGCAAGATGGTCTCTGGCTCCCGCGTCCTCCCTTGGACATGCACCAGCTCCCTCGTCCACTACTCCAGCCAAGGCCCGTGCTCGTCGACGGGAGAATTTACATGCCGGCGGGCGTGAGCGACATCGTCGTCCTGGATCTGACGGCCTCGAGCTTCTCCACGATCCAACTCCCACGGGGCGCCAAGCACGACGGGTGCGGCGCCACCATGCTGGCACGGGCTCACGATGCTTCCGGCGTGTATTTCATCCTCGTCGAGGAGTTTCGGCTCCTCATCTGGCTCCACAAGGGGGGCAACTGGTCGCTGGTGGACACCATTTGTTTGCGTGAGATGTGCCCTGATTTGAGGGTGCTAGGCTGCACGGTTGAGGATGAGGAAAGTGGTCTTGTCATAAGACGGGTGGGGAACGATGCTGAGTTTGTGCTCTTGCAGATGGGCCGGTGTGCGCTCCACCTGGATACCAGGCGCAGGACACTGCGTAAGGTGTATGAGCAGACGGAAGAGCATCAGTGTTTTGGTGATATCCATCCCTTTATGATGATCTGGCATCCCACATTCCCCGCACTCCGGGGTGATCATGCAAGGTTTCCTGTTTGGCCTTTGGATCATCTGTGTAGTGCTCTCTGTTGAGGTTACACAGTTTTGCAATGTGCATCATTCATCGCATTGTTTGGCAATAGATGTGGAATTGTGCTAGGTATATGATTGATTCCTTGGGACATTTTAACCATATTGCCTTAAGATGATTTAAAATTGCTTGTGTACTGTGGTCATATTACAGGGTGTTTACTTGTGGTCATAGTAGGGGACACTTCAGTAGCATGGGTGCCGCACGGAGGATTAGGGTGTCCCTTGCGTGTCCTCATGAGTGCTTGATTGGCTAGTTGAGAAGGAAGATGCGGATAGATAAGAGAAATTAGAGAGGTCGTCTTAGGGAAGGATGGCGGTGTATTTCTTGGTTGCTAAATGATTATAAAAACTAAAAAAAGTCATTTTAAATGGACTAACATGATGGACACCTAAGGCAAATAATCTGCTTGGGTACAAACTCTATTTACCTTTTACTTCCCTGGTGCTATTTAGATGACTATATATCCAAATCCAAAGCTTTTATCTCCCAGTATATTGTCATCCTCAATGACAGCTTTTCATTGGTTTTAGCGAAGCTAGTAATGCTTTTTCATTATTTTTTAATTATGGACTCAAGACTAGTTACAGAATTTCATTTAATATTGCCTATTGCTGTGATTGTCATTTGCTAGACATATACTGAAGTTTCAGAGTACGGTGTGCAAACCACTCCATGCAATAGTTACTTTTCTAATGCTGGTGTTGGAATGGCATGCTTCTGAACTTGTTCTTCCCCTTATGCAGCCTCGTAATAGTACTTCGCAGTGGTGTTGAAAAATGTCTTTTTCGTGTCTTAGCATGGACCATCATCCTGTTGTGTCATGTTTTTGAACTATCAAGCGCTCTTAAGTGCAAAACTAAAAACTGGACCTACAAAAGAATGAAACATGTTTTTTTCAAAATGTTGAGGTATAATAGAACAAATGTCCCATATTTGTATGTTGAAGCATGCTGCATGCTATTGCTTAGAGGATTCTAAATTTCTTATGCATAATTTCCTGAGTCAGATGTATTACAGTGAATATTTTCTTTCCAGTGGATAATACAAGTTTGTAGCAGGTAATTTGTGCTTCTGTGTCATTTGTCCTTCTATGATCAGAGGTTTGGTTTTTGTTTTACTGGACTGCAGACTGTATAATGCAAAGTGGCATGTCTGGGATATGAAGCCATTTAACATGCTATTATTCTTGTACTAGCTACTTGTCTTTGTGTTCCATTTGGTATTCAGATACTTAATTGTCTCCATGCTGACCTTTGTTTTGTTTCCTTTGAAACAGAGATGCAATGTGAAGAAGAAAGATACCAGGAAGCTCATGGATGCTATCTATGTCGTGAGTGATCAGGGCAGCATCACGGAAGAGCAGTAGTGGGCTGCATTTTGTCTAGTACGTGATAGACTGATAGCATTTCTAACCATCTTTATTATAACCTTTACTGGATCAACTAATTACTTAATTAGGAATCAGGATGCTATTGCTATGTAACTGGAGCACGTACTCCTATGTGAATTGGATCTTTGTTATTGTTGGTATAATACTTCATGTATTCTGAGTAGTTATCTCGTCTGATATGCCTGTGTGTAAGTCTTGTGGTTCGACTGCTAGGATGTTTGTTATGCATGGCATTTGGAGAAGTGTGTTCTTGTTCACAATTGCGAAATTTATTTCAGTTAGCAATGTGTTGCTCTAATCTAGCAGCAATGCTCTAATGTAGCAGCGAAGAAAGAGTTTCTTTGAGGCCACAGTCTACAATGGACGGTAAATGGATGAACATGTAGTTATGCAAAAAGAGATTATTTGAGTAGACAACTGAATGTAGTTGTGCTAGTTCAGAGTAGGGGAAGCCCCTGGTAAATGGATGAACAAGCAGCAGTATGCTCTTGCAAATGCATCCATCATACTACTAGCCAGAGGTAAGAGAATGGAGTGTTGATGAACTGAACTCAGTAGTAAAATTAATAATCTGAGACATATGCATCTACTACATGTTGATGCTGTTTAGGTGTTGATGCTGAAGCTGAAGATTAAGGATGCAGAGTCCATTTGGCATCTGGGACTATGGACATGAACGCTTCAGATAAATTAATCGACAGGGATATATAGTAGTGGTAGCAGATTGAACAATGCTCTTGTGCTTGACATGGACAACAGAACATAATAAgttatctactccctccgttcctaaatatttgtctttctagagatttcaacaagtgactacatacggagcaaaatgagtgaatctacactctaaaatatgtctatatacatccgtatgtggtagtccatttggaatctctaaaaagacaaatatttaggaacggagggagtaaaaaTGAACAAATGATCATGGTCTAGCTTAATTAGCTGCATGTTTTCCCTTTTCAAAGGTGCCGATGTAATCCTTGTTATTACCACTGTACACCAGCTAACTGTAACATGAAGCTCTGTGGTGGCAATGTACTAATGAGATCACTGCAATTAATTATAGTGCAACCATGATGCAGAAATACTGGTCTCATTAACCAATCCAGACATTACATGACACCAACAAGTAGTACTGCACGCTTAATAGAAATATTAATGATAGAAAAGGAGGATAATAATAATTCACTACTTGGAAAGTCTGATTTTTTTTCATATTAGTATGTTTTGCTCAAAGAAAGGCTGTGTAAGTTGCCACAACAAACAGATTTCGCCGTATTGCATATTGCAAGCTATCAATGTTCTCTTGCGTATTGCAGCAAGCTAGATACTGCTCTTGTTTGATTTGTTGCCCTTTCTCCTGTAAGGTAATCAGTCGTATATACTCTATATAAGACCTTCTTCCGATTTTTTCCTTTGCTCTTGACTAGTGAAGGAGCCCTTTCTGTACCTCTGATAATTTGTTGTGGGATTTTCTCCTTCTCAGCTTATCTTGCCCTTTGTGTCCCCTTTATCTTGCCGTTTGCAATAAACGTTTGCAGCGAAGCTTATATTTTGTTTCCTGAACTGGGCAAAACCTGGCAATGTTCTAGTTTGCAGAAGTGCCCTGGGATTGTTGTTTCTTTTTCGACAGTGCATGTGCGAGAGGCATGTTTTAGTTTGATGATGAAAACTAGGGAAATTACCTTACCATGCACAATTGTGTTAAGCAACGTTTTGGTTTGCCAGAGTTTTAACGCAAGATAATGTAAAACAACCTGGGTTACAAAGCTTGCTATGAGCAACCTGGCATATGATGGTTTTATGTATCTAGGTGGCATTCTTGCTATTGTGCTTCTGGATAGATGCTTGCGCGAAGTATTAATTGTGCTTTCTGAGATGAGATGCTTATGCAAGATATCAATGAGGATTGCTACTTTGAGGAGTTCCTTTCTCAGACATGAAAATTTCCGGCATAGCAAATCCCCGCTGGTTCATCGCTTTGCGGCACTAACCCGCAAGTTTTGGCATGGTGAGAACTTCAGGGCCAAGTTAGTACTCCTTTCGTCCCAAAATAagtctcaactttgtactagcttattttgggacggagggagtagtacatatGAGCTCCTTCAAGCAGTTTGAGGGCCAGCGAGAAGGGGTTCCAACTCGAACAAAAAAACAGATTACAATGCTTGTTATATAACAGTTTCATGAATCTGGGTTAACTTGCTTCCTGTTGTGCTCCTGAGATGGTGCCATCCAAACCCTACGTATTCCACATATTTGTGATGTGTAAACAGCACAAATCTTTCAAAACTCCAAAATGCAATATTCGATTCATTTTGATTTTTTATCAGCAAACCTAAATTGCACATTATTTGCCCCACTAGAGATATATTGAAAATTAAGAACTTTCTGCCATGCATCAATTTCATTAGCACATGAGCTACACATGAAACATTTCAGAGGAGCAAGCTTAAAATTGCATTCCACCATCTTAAGTGGCAGATAGAAATTTGACCTCTTTCTAACATACTCTAACATTAACCCAAAAACAGAGGCACTCATACACAGAAACTGTTCAGATGATACAAGGATAAAATCCAAGGACACTCATAGGATAAGATTTGATAGCAGATCATGCAAATAAGTATATCAGGTATCAAACAAGATGTCCGAGAAGGCCAAAACAGAAATTCAGAAACTAGCACTTGATAACAACAGAACCCACTAGCTGCCTTAAGCATCTCATCActtcttctcctccttctccgcctcggcAGCCTTCTTCTGCCTGGCTCCCAACTGGCGCTGGTTCATCCTCTCGACACGGAGCTTGCCATAGGCCTTGAACTCCTTCATCTCCTCTGTGACCTTCACGACCTCAACTGAGCGCTTCTCACCGCGGGCAATGGGCATGTAGTCGCCCTGGACCTGTGTGGCGTTGGCAAGCTCCTCCGGAGTAGAGTCACCAGCCTGGGAACAAGAGAGCAGTTAGAGGGACATAGATATTAGAACCTCCAAATGTAAAATACAGAGAGAAAGAGTAAGCTGATGTATACCTTGACCTTGCGAGCACGCCTTGGGAAGATAACAAGCTTGGCCTTGTAGGTCTTAAGCCT containing:
- the LOC125515020 gene encoding uncharacterized protein LOC125515020 gives rise to the protein MEPRRAIHRRSGALLLLLAAVFAAAAGASASAIGDKCAACKAVAAELEIGISSEKPRNHLDLRNRLNSKGQREGKVIDYRVSELRIVELLDDLCDKMQDYTLQKLESGEKEWVKVPSWSSFQTDKKAAARAHSKNLSSYCGRLLEETEDELAEWIKTSSAESADVSQALCQDISKHCQSTSATAPVDDEL
- the LOC125517563 gene encoding uncharacterized protein LOC125517563, which translates into the protein MEGERRPPAAAAVSKVLDDDDLLAEILLRVALPTTLLRAALVCKRWLGHASGRAFLRRFRKLHPPRLLGFYVEGDRDVPADPPAFVPVLPQPAELAAVLRRASFSFDIYNGQLVQIHDCRNGSVFVQVGSEGRAVMRVHTPLCPRRPVAFIPPLPRPALRPRGLCSFTQILSTEERCGLSYHYLYVESTVDEPETRLHVYVLQDGLWLPRPPLDMHQLPRPLLQPRPVLVDGRIYMPAGVSDIVVLDLTASSFSTIQLPRGAKHDGCGATMLARAHDASGVYFILVEEFRLLIWLHKGGNWSLVDTICLREMCPDLRVLGCTVEDEESGLVIRRVGNDAEFVLLQMGRCALHLDTRRRTLRKVYEQTEEHQCFGDIHPFMMIWHPTFPALRGDHARDAM